From one Gracilibacillus salinarum genomic stretch:
- the rpsL gene encoding 30S ribosomal protein S12 — translation MPTINQLVRKGRVSKSKKSDSPALNKGYNSRKKLATDQNAPQKRGVCTRVGTLTPKKPNSALRKYARVRLSNQIEVTAYIPGIGHNLQEHSVVLIRGGRVKDLPGVRYHIVRGALDTSGVEGRMQGRSKYGAKKPKAKK, via the coding sequence ATGCCAACTATTAATCAATTAGTGCGTAAAGGTCGTGTTTCTAAATCAAAGAAATCTGACTCACCTGCTTTAAATAAAGGGTATAACAGCCGTAAAAAACTTGCGACTGATCAAAACGCTCCACAAAAACGTGGTGTTTGTACTCGTGTAGGTACGTTAACTCCTAAGAAACCGAACTCTGCACTTCGTAAATATGCTCGTGTACGTTTGTCTAACCAAATCGAGGTAACTGCTTATATTCCTGGTATTGGTCACAATTTACAAGAGCACAGTGTTGTGTTAATTCGTGGTGGTCGTGTAAAAGACTTACCAGGGGTACGTTATCACATCGTTCGTGGTGCGCTTGACACTTCAGGTGTTGAAGGACGTATGCAAGGCCGTTCTAAATACGGTGCGAAGAAGCCTAAGGCAAAAAAATAA
- the rpsG gene encoding 30S ribosomal protein S7, with protein sequence MPRKGPVAKRDVLPDPLYNSKLVTRLINQIMIDGKRGKAQKILYRAFELVQERSGQNAMDAFEQAMKNVMPVLEVRARRVGGSNYQVPVEVRPERRQALGLRYIVNYSRLRGEKTMEERLANEILDASNNTGASVKKREDMHKMAEANKAFAHYRW encoded by the coding sequence ATGCCACGTAAAGGACCAGTAGCAAAGCGTGATGTCTTACCAGATCCGTTATACAATTCTAAACTTGTTACACGTTTGATCAATCAAATTATGATCGACGGAAAAAGAGGTAAAGCACAAAAAATTCTTTACCGTGCGTTTGAATTAGTTCAAGAGCGTAGTGGTCAAAACGCTATGGACGCTTTTGAACAAGCGATGAAAAACGTTATGCCAGTACTTGAAGTACGCGCTCGTCGTGTTGGTGGATCTAACTACCAAGTACCAGTTGAGGTTAGACCAGAACGTCGTCAAGCATTAGGTTTACGTTACATCGTGAACTATTCTCGTCTACGCGGTGAGAAAACAATGGAAGAGCGTTTAGCGAATGAAATCCTAGATGCTTCAAACAATACAGGTGCATCTGTTAAAAAACGCGAAGATATGCACAAAATGGCAGAAGCAAACAAAGCTTTCGCTCACTATCGTTGGTAA